In Mycoplasma suis str. Illinois, a single window of DNA contains:
- the trpS gene encoding tryptophan--tRNA ligase, giving the protein MKISSEKDRKPTLICGIQPTSDLTIGNYIGALLPLIKNQENYDSILLIADLHAYTIPLSIQKIPFGEIKKRSWELVKWAVALGVDPKKTKIVFQSDLRAQHLELFYFLLTHSRLGELKLMTQYKFLMNKFKEANGTEPALFGVLVYPVLMAADILLYDAEYLSVGEDQIQHLELCSELKERVNRLYSLDIFPKKIKALSFNSNYLKIMDLQDPLKKMSKSTENKNGVLFLSDSPQEIHKKIMGAKTDSLNKVNIDRESQPGIYNLLNLFATLNDLPLEKAFEQLNHLDYKSLKETISKLVSDFISQKQQNYKEVNNNLDELKQLIKENTDTLREQANSKLEFIYSSLGA; this is encoded by the coding sequence ATAAAAATTTCTTCGGAAAAGGACAGGAAACCCACATTAATATGTGGGATACAACCTACCTCTGATCTAACTATAGGTAACTATATAGGGGCATTATTGCCCCTAATAAAAAATCAAGAAAATTATGACTCCATACTTTTAATTGCCGATTTACATGCATATACTATTCCACTATCTATCCAAAAGATTCCTTTTGGAGAGATTAAAAAAAGAAGTTGGGAGTTAGTTAAGTGAGCAGTAGCTCTAGGTGTAGATCCTAAAAAAACTAAGATAGTTTTTCAGTCTGATTTAAGAGCTCAACACTTAGAACTTTTCTACTTTCTCCTAACCCATTCAAGGTTAGGAGAACTTAAATTAATGACTCAGTACAAATTCCTTATGAACAAATTTAAGGAAGCTAATGGTACTGAGCCAGCTCTATTTGGAGTGTTAGTTTATCCAGTACTAATGGCTGCAGATATTCTGCTATATGATGCAGAATATCTTTCAGTAGGTGAAGATCAAATACAACATTTAGAGCTGTGTTCAGAACTAAAAGAAAGAGTTAATAGACTTTATTCTTTAGATATTTTTCCAAAAAAAATAAAAGCTCTAAGCTTCAACTCTAACTACCTGAAGATAATGGATCTGCAAGATCCATTGAAAAAAATGTCAAAAAGTACAGAAAATAAAAATGGTGTACTTTTCTTAAGTGATTCTCCTCAGGAGATTCACAAAAAGATTATGGGAGCCAAAACAGACTCCCTTAATAAGGTAAATATAGATAGAGAATCCCAACCAGGAATCTATAACCTCCTTAATCTTTTTGCAACTCTAAATGATTTGCCTTTAGAAAAAGCTTTCGAACAACTAAATCATTTAGACTACAAAAGTCTAAAAGAAACTATTTCTAAGTTAGTTTCTGACTTCATTAGTCAGAAACAACAAAACTATAAAGAAGTAAACAATAACTTAGATGAACTCAAACAATTAATTAAAGAAAATACAGATACTTTAAGAGAACAAGCTAACTCTAAGTTAGAGTTCATCTATTCAAGTCTAGGGGCTTAA
- a CDS encoding DNA gyrase/topoisomerase IV subunit A, translated as MSSVKPSSKLEKILEGLPSSNVENKDISVVCDESFLNYSLSVITSRALPDLKDGLKPVHRRILYAAYEEKLFNDSRFKKSATLVGAVMGSYHPHGDKSIYDALVRLSQDFKMRYPLLEGQGNFGSIDGDVPAAMRYTEIKLSKFGEKFLSGIKEECVDFVDNYDGSKQEPSILPVIVPSILLNGSEGIAVGMATKIPPHNLREVCDAIIALIDNPELQDEQFIEYIKGPDFPTGGEIIGIESVKRYHSKGLGKIILRSKVEIDANKHQLIIKEIPFGIKKADLIKKIADLAYEGKNAKSRRTNEILQRFLQNIRDESNLKEGIRLIIECKKGSKESDLKAVLNNLYKYARLQVTFAVNLTLLVDGKPQLLGIGAIIRNYLQHQLDMLQRKTRFNLREVQRRIHLLEGRETVVRNLDEVIRIITDEDNPEVIIQEKYSLTPVQIKDIFDLPLRQLKKIEFLKLTNELDQKRAKRDEYQALLDDKNKQYENIKKELIEIKNEFKNDLRKTLITPKGIAKITKWDCIPKEDIILKVTQNNYIAAIPLDKIDLTNRNTVGENSSSEFKTGDLDVDLLLSSSHDDLFIFTNYARVFKLKAHEIKISANKKWSKKPQKLNNLIPLMGKDEKAVKIISLSREEQNNEEKWKDIDLLFATKFGFIRKISFYKFFLEKKWKSGKTAMRLSENDQLKFVIKMHKDSEILLASSKNKVIRFKSSILEAKRTRKTFGVRGINLRNDDGKIEGELISASSTYDGDQLLSLVESGKGKITSLDSIKQEIVKVKEYDEETKQEVEKIIKQDKKDEDGELEYEIKLSKKWGGKGVLAYKNKENEKLIACVLIKDSDQILLMTNTDHINRFQASQISVRKTRRTEGSQLISLKPNEKLVFFAKYQLPDDIE; from the coding sequence ATGAGCAGCGTAAAACCTTCAAGTAAGCTAGAGAAGATATTAGAGGGGCTACCCTCCTCTAATGTTGAGAATAAAGATATTTCTGTTGTATGTGATGAATCGTTCCTTAATTACTCACTTTCTGTAATTACTTCTCGGGCTCTGCCCGATCTTAAGGACGGGCTAAAGCCTGTTCACAGAAGAATACTTTATGCAGCTTATGAAGAAAAATTATTTAATGACAGTAGATTTAAGAAGTCAGCCACCCTAGTTGGTGCTGTAATGGGTTCTTATCACCCACATGGCGATAAGTCTATTTATGATGCATTAGTTAGATTAAGTCAAGACTTTAAGATGAGATACCCTCTACTAGAGGGTCAAGGTAACTTTGGTTCTATAGATGGAGATGTTCCAGCTGCTATGCGTTATACAGAAATTAAGTTAAGTAAGTTTGGGGAAAAATTCCTATCAGGAATTAAAGAAGAATGTGTTGATTTTGTGGATAACTATGATGGCTCTAAACAAGAACCATCAATATTACCTGTTATTGTTCCTTCAATTCTTCTGAATGGTTCAGAAGGAATTGCAGTTGGTATGGCAACCAAAATACCTCCTCACAACTTAAGAGAAGTTTGTGATGCTATCATAGCATTAATTGATAATCCTGAACTACAGGATGAACAATTTATTGAATATATAAAAGGACCTGATTTCCCAACTGGAGGGGAAATCATAGGAATTGAATCAGTTAAGAGATATCATTCCAAGGGACTTGGAAAAATAATACTTAGATCAAAAGTAGAAATTGATGCTAACAAGCATCAATTAATAATTAAGGAAATTCCTTTTGGAATTAAAAAAGCAGATCTAATTAAGAAAATAGCTGATTTAGCTTATGAAGGAAAAAATGCTAAATCTAGAAGAACTAATGAAATTCTTCAAAGATTCCTTCAAAACATTAGAGATGAATCTAACTTGAAGGAAGGTATCAGACTAATTATTGAATGTAAAAAAGGATCTAAGGAATCAGATTTGAAAGCTGTTCTAAATAATTTGTACAAGTATGCAAGACTGCAAGTAACTTTTGCAGTCAACTTAACACTTCTAGTTGATGGAAAGCCTCAACTATTAGGAATAGGTGCAATAATAAGAAATTATCTGCAACATCAACTTGATATGTTGCAGAGAAAAACCAGATTTAACTTAAGAGAAGTTCAAAGAAGAATTCACTTACTTGAGGGAAGAGAAACAGTAGTTAGAAATCTAGATGAAGTAATAAGAATTATTACTGATGAAGATAATCCTGAAGTTATTATTCAGGAGAAATATTCTCTAACTCCCGTTCAGATCAAAGATATCTTTGATCTTCCACTAAGACAACTTAAAAAGATAGAGTTCCTGAAACTAACTAATGAATTAGATCAAAAAAGAGCTAAGAGAGATGAATATCAAGCGTTGCTTGATGACAAGAATAAACAATATGAAAATATAAAGAAGGAGTTAATAGAAATAAAGAATGAATTTAAGAATGACTTAAGAAAAACATTGATTACTCCTAAGGGAATTGCAAAAATTACTAAGTGAGATTGCATTCCTAAGGAAGACATTATTTTGAAAGTTACTCAAAATAATTACATCGCTGCAATTCCACTTGACAAGATTGACTTAACTAACAGAAATACTGTTGGAGAAAACTCCAGCAGTGAATTTAAGACTGGAGATCTAGATGTAGACTTACTTCTGTCATCATCACATGATGATCTATTTATATTTACTAACTACGCTAGAGTATTTAAGTTGAAAGCTCATGAAATCAAGATTAGTGCTAATAAGAAATGATCTAAGAAGCCTCAAAAATTAAATAACTTAATCCCATTGATGGGTAAAGATGAAAAGGCTGTTAAGATTATCTCCCTTTCTAGAGAAGAACAAAATAATGAAGAAAAGTGAAAGGATATAGATCTATTATTTGCAACCAAATTTGGTTTCATAAGAAAGATCTCTTTCTATAAGTTCTTCCTAGAAAAGAAGTGAAAGAGCGGTAAAACAGCTATGAGATTAAGTGAAAATGACCAATTGAAGTTTGTTATTAAGATGCACAAGGATTCTGAAATCCTTCTTGCATCTTCAAAAAATAAAGTTATTAGATTCAAGAGCTCAATTCTTGAAGCTAAGAGAACAAGAAAAACATTTGGTGTTAGAGGAATCAATCTTAGAAATGATGATGGAAAGATAGAAGGAGAATTAATTTCTGCTTCTTCAACTTATGATGGAGACCAACTTCTTTCCCTTGTAGAGTCTGGTAAGGGAAAGATTACAAGTTTGGACTCCATCAAGCAAGAAATAGTTAAGGTAAAGGAATATGATGAAGAAACCAAGCAAGAAGTTGAAAAAATTATTAAACAAGATAAGAAGGATGAAGATGGAGAACTTGAATATGAAATCAAGTTATCCAAGAAGTGGGGAGGTAAGGGAGTTTTGGCTTACAAGAACAAAGAAAATGAAAAGCTAATAGCTTGTGTTCTTATTAAGGATTCAGATCAAATCTTGTTAATGACTAACACAGATCACATAAATAGATTCCAAGCTAGTCAAATTTCAGTGAGAAAAACTAGAAGAACTGAAGGTAGTCAGTTAATCTCACTGAAGCCAAATGAAAAATTAGTATTCTTCGCTAAATATCAACTTCCTGACGATATCGAGTAA
- a CDS encoding DNA gyrase C-terminal beta-propeller domain-containing protein: protein MLLLAFSRRNFIVSLPYAEFNLGEKIEKGINLSGLISTDDMIRDVIALSSNDDLLIITNKGKIYRTQANQLLRVKKELSSENKLLQLQHVRELLDLDSSTFRDDEQIIKIINVEPSKYLDSSFLFLASKDGMIKKIKMMNFQNASKSGGIVMGLQGEDEVVSALIVRDADEILLTSSFGRVVRFKSIDLRDVGKTAMGVRGIKLVNSKGEKEGELISASSNADGKEVFVLTNLGKGKWVHIDHFRMTSRGVAGVLSQKGYGDEIFSFTININNPLEEIFMLTNLGKVSRIPVNAVSQRKGRATSGVSIMKLNHSRNEKIVHCFKFIGVKQ from the coding sequence ATGTTGTTATTAGCTTTTTCAAGAAGAAACTTTATAGTTTCTCTCCCTTATGCTGAATTCAATTTAGGAGAAAAAATTGAAAAAGGAATTAATTTATCTGGATTAATTTCAACTGATGACATGATTAGAGATGTTATTGCACTCTCAAGTAATGATGATTTGCTAATTATCACCAATAAGGGAAAAATATATAGAACTCAGGCAAATCAATTACTAAGAGTTAAGAAAGAATTAAGTTCAGAAAATAAATTACTTCAATTACAACATGTAAGAGAACTTTTGGATCTTGATTCATCAACATTTAGAGATGATGAACAAATAATCAAGATTATTAATGTTGAACCATCTAAGTATTTAGATAGTTCATTCTTATTCCTAGCAAGTAAAGATGGAATGATTAAGAAGATAAAAATGATGAACTTCCAAAATGCAAGTAAGTCTGGTGGAATAGTTATGGGACTTCAAGGAGAGGATGAAGTTGTTTCTGCGCTAATAGTTAGAGATGCAGATGAAATTCTTCTAACTTCATCTTTTGGAAGAGTAGTTAGATTTAAGTCAATAGATTTGAGAGATGTTGGTAAAACAGCTATGGGAGTTAGAGGAATTAAGTTAGTAAATAGTAAGGGAGAAAAAGAAGGAGAATTAATATCTGCTTCTTCAAATGCAGATGGAAAAGAAGTATTTGTGTTGACTAATTTAGGAAAAGGTAAATGAGTGCATATAGATCATTTCAGAATGACATCTAGAGGTGTAGCTGGAGTTCTTTCCCAAAAAGGTTATGGAGATGAAATATTCAGCTTCACAATTAACATAAATAATCCTCTAGAAGAAATATTTATGTTAACTAACCTAGGAAAAGTGTCAAGAATTCCTGTGAATGCAGTTTCACAACGAAAAGGGAGAGCAACTTCTGGAGTTTCAATCATGAAATTGAATCACTCAAGAAATGAAAAAATTGTTCATTGTTTCAAATTTATAGGAGTTAAGCAGTAG
- a CDS encoding phosphohexomutase domain-containing protein, whose protein sequence is MSFSNSFSPKKKRKHFSKWTYQDHFEYWFNHYSLTPEEQKKLQELDEEMKQELFSVDGQEFQFGTSGIRALMGIGPKRINVHTCRVFAEAYAKFITSSKNKEKGPILVGFDNRENGRLFALTICKVLKGFHIPSIFSGESMATPVLAYLVKHKKYRGGIMITASHNSQKHNGIKLYGENGGQLSQEEEKTIRSLFAPPHYYLSSLKGKPKITSIEEEWWDSYLDDLEKSIRRKVGSFYTLGCTVIRTIKFLFSSHHGTSSGRMLSLARVLGALSFKEYFWECTPTHLFPDEEITNPENPRSFRDMEREGKSTKTDYLIAHDPDSDRGALGELIKNDWYYFTGNEMFVLLAAFLLELSKSSKYEVDMKYNYLVTTHVSGNLIDKVVKYFDPSIEIRRVDTGFKSIGKEVERLSTKGEVLLGCEEAIGGLFFPELSLEKDAFQQTALTMLMIGYYKFHYSRNLLTQLFWLMWKTKSAWQGKTVCFNLKPGDKTRIFNKLKDISEKENSEIQLEKYKFTISRNLELGIFTFSLDSQNWVKARFSGTEDKFKLYFNLYSDITPEELEKEEKWESIIREKRAQLNYLITTLTKKFEAFLVNS, encoded by the coding sequence TTGAGTTTTTCAAACTCTTTTAGCCCCAAGAAAAAAAGAAAACACTTCAGTAAGTGAACTTATCAAGATCACTTCGAATACTGATTTAACCACTACAGTCTAACTCCTGAGGAGCAAAAAAAGCTCCAAGAGTTAGACGAAGAAATGAAGCAAGAACTCTTTTCAGTGGATGGACAAGAGTTCCAATTTGGAACTTCAGGAATAAGAGCTCTTATGGGAATAGGTCCCAAGAGAATAAATGTTCATACTTGTAGAGTTTTTGCAGAAGCTTATGCAAAATTCATAACTTCTAGCAAAAACAAGGAAAAAGGTCCTATCCTAGTAGGTTTTGACAATAGAGAGAATGGGAGACTTTTTGCACTTACTATTTGTAAAGTGCTAAAAGGATTCCACATTCCCTCTATATTTTCTGGAGAATCTATGGCTACTCCAGTACTAGCTTATTTAGTTAAGCACAAAAAATATAGAGGAGGAATTATGATAACTGCTAGTCATAATTCCCAAAAGCACAATGGAATTAAGTTATATGGAGAAAATGGAGGTCAGTTATCTCAGGAGGAGGAAAAAACTATAAGAAGTTTATTTGCTCCTCCTCACTACTACTTAAGTTCTCTTAAGGGTAAACCTAAGATAACTTCAATAGAAGAGGAGTGATGAGACTCCTATTTAGATGATCTAGAGAAATCTATAAGAAGAAAAGTTGGTAGTTTTTACACATTAGGATGTACAGTCATAAGAACTATCAAGTTCTTATTCTCTTCTCATCACGGAACTTCTTCTGGAAGAATGCTATCGCTAGCTAGAGTATTAGGAGCTCTTTCATTTAAGGAGTACTTCTGAGAATGTACTCCTACTCACTTATTCCCTGATGAGGAAATAACTAATCCAGAAAATCCTCGTTCCTTCAGAGATATGGAACGAGAAGGAAAAAGTACTAAAACAGATTATTTAATAGCTCACGATCCTGATTCAGATCGTGGAGCTCTAGGAGAACTAATTAAAAATGATTGATATTACTTTACAGGTAATGAAATGTTTGTACTTCTAGCTGCGTTCCTATTAGAGCTTTCAAAAAGCTCTAAATATGAAGTAGATATGAAGTACAACTATTTAGTGACTACACATGTAAGTGGAAACCTAATAGATAAAGTAGTTAAGTATTTTGACCCTTCTATTGAAATTAGAAGGGTTGATACAGGTTTTAAGAGTATAGGTAAAGAAGTGGAACGTCTTTCCACTAAAGGAGAAGTACTTCTAGGTTGTGAAGAAGCTATAGGAGGTTTATTTTTTCCAGAATTATCTCTGGAAAAAGATGCTTTCCAACAAACAGCATTAACAATGCTTATGATTGGATACTATAAATTCCACTATTCGAGAAATTTACTTACACAACTATTTTGGTTGATGTGGAAAACTAAGTCTGCTTGACAAGGAAAGACTGTTTGCTTCAACTTAAAACCTGGAGACAAAACCAGAATATTTAATAAATTGAAAGATATTTCTGAGAAAGAAAACTCAGAAATACAACTAGAGAAATATAAATTCACTATTTCCAGAAATCTGGAATTGGGAATCTTCACTTTTTCTTTAGATTCCCAAAATTGGGTAAAAGCTAGATTTTCTGGAACAGAAGATAAGTTTAAGTTGTACTTCAACTTATACTCAGATATAACTCCAGAAGAGTTAGAAAAAGAAGAAAAATGAGAATCAATAATAAGAGAAAAGAGAGCTCAATTAAATTACTTAATTACTACATTAACTAAGAAATTTGAAGCTTTCTTAGTAAATAGTTAA